The DNA segment ATAGCCGGCCAATTTAAATTTTCAAGACCTAAAGCCTTTACCCCTGCTGCCAAAATAATCATATTTTGCACCCTATAATTACCCAATTCCCCAGCCAACCAATGGGCCCTTAATAATTGAAAATTTTCTACTTTATCTTGTAAATAATCTTCAACATTTTGCGGATAAATCTCTTTACCGCTTAAAACTGGTAAGGGATAAATCTCCAAATCATTAACCAGTAAAATTCCCTTATCCTTTAAATAAGGGAGCCATCTTAGTGCCTCAATTTTTTCAAAGGCAATTAGTAAATCTGCTTCCCCAAGTCCTACCAAAGGAGCATACACCTTTTCCCCATACTTGATTTGAGTGATGACACTACCACCCCTTTGGGCCATACCATGAATTTCAGACATTTTAAGATCATAACCTGCTTTTACCAAACCAGCACTTAAAATTCGAGAAGCCAAAAGGGTACCTTGTCCACCTACACCCACCAATAAAATTGCTTTAGTCATTTTTTTCACCTACCCTACTAATCGCCCCAAACCGGCAAACCTGTGCACACAAACCACAACCATTACACTGTTCAGAATCAATTACCACCTGTTTTTCCTCAGCTACCAAAGCAGGACAGCCCAATCGCAGACAAGCCCTACAATTTGTACATTTTTCCGGATCCACACTACAAGCCCATCCCCGCCTTTCCCGCCGTACTTCTTTTAATAAAGCACACGGCCGCTTACTAATAATAACAAATGGCTCTTGGGCTTGATAAGCCTCCTGCAGGGCTTTTTCCGTTGCCGTTAAATCATAGGGATCAATGACACGAATCTTTTTCACTC comes from the Clostridia bacterium genome and includes:
- a CDS encoding indolepyruvate oxidoreductase subunit beta, which translates into the protein MTKAILLVGVGGQGTLLASRILSAGLVKAGYDLKMSEIHGMAQRGGSVITQIKYGEKVYAPLVGLGEADLLIAFEKIEALRWLPYLKDKGILLVNDLEIYPLPVLSGKEIYPQNVEDYLQDKVENFQLLRAHWLAGELGNYRVQNMIILAAGVKALGLENLNWPAILAAHLPANLLEINNRAWEIGLKGEGKNASKTC